Proteins from one Streptosporangium becharense genomic window:
- a CDS encoding TetR/AcrR family transcriptional regulator, protein MGSTSGAAEQHESASAVARPARRRLSVDRRREELMAAALELFSERDTGNVSIDDVASAAGASRALVYHYFGGKQELYVAALRSAAAQLEERLRPQGGGRPLEELAGGLRRYFDFVEEHAAGFAALLRGGPANRSGEIGEIVESVRRRMMRLIMKQMRVEEPGPALRVALRSWIASVETAGLDWLEHRDIERPVLERMLVDHMVALFGVAADHDPQVGELLEALTGDGAA, encoded by the coding sequence GTGGGTTCGACATCCGGAGCCGCCGAGCAGCACGAATCCGCCTCGGCGGTCGCACGGCCGGCGCGCCGCAGGCTCAGCGTGGATCGGCGCCGTGAGGAGCTCATGGCCGCGGCGCTGGAGCTGTTCAGTGAGCGGGACACCGGGAACGTGTCGATCGACGACGTCGCCTCCGCCGCCGGCGCGTCGCGTGCCCTGGTCTACCACTACTTCGGCGGCAAGCAGGAGCTCTACGTCGCCGCGCTGAGGAGCGCGGCGGCCCAGTTGGAGGAGCGGCTGCGGCCCCAGGGCGGCGGGCGCCCGCTGGAGGAGCTGGCCGGAGGACTCAGGCGTTACTTCGACTTCGTCGAGGAGCACGCGGCGGGCTTCGCCGCGCTGCTGCGGGGCGGCCCGGCCAATCGCAGCGGTGAGATCGGAGAGATCGTCGAATCGGTCAGGCGCCGGATGATGCGCCTGATCATGAAGCAGATGCGTGTCGAGGAACCGGGGCCCGCTCTCCGCGTCGCCCTGCGTTCCTGGATCGCCTCCGTCGAGACGGCCGGCCTCGACTGGCTGGAGCACCGCGACATCGAGCGCCCGGTCCTGGAGCGCATGCTGGTCGACCACATGGTGGCGTTGTTCGGGGTGGCGGCGGATCACGACCCGCAGGTCGGGGAGCTTCTGGAGGCTCTGACCGGAGACGGGGCGGCGTAG
- a CDS encoding LacI family DNA-binding transcriptional regulator — MSGPPVNTTATRTQGFADPVLPDGAGPRPRPTIRNVAERAGVSKSLVSLVLRGSPHVSEHRRQAVLQAARDLGYRPNAVARSLVEGRTHLVGALVADLHNPFYAEFLDGLQESLHGDGLRLLIGNSQWDPAFEDEAVEAFLELRVDGLVLLGIAPTSGTLVEATGYTPTVVVGERDIDLGGVDIVVDDDQLGARLAVDHLVELGHRRIAHIEGTGSSSGRFRCEGYLVAMRRHSLAPYIMVEEGDSSEDGGARAAHNLLTRSPAPTAIFAADDRVALGVLAAAAELGLRVPEDLSVVGYDTMRQAGPQPIPLTTVDQPRRAMGRSAATLLNDRIGDPRQASRLRQIAPQLVVRQSTGPVAR, encoded by the coding sequence ATGTCAGGACCGCCGGTCAACACCACCGCCACCCGAACTCAGGGGTTCGCCGACCCCGTCTTACCCGACGGGGCCGGGCCGCGCCCGCGGCCCACGATCCGCAACGTGGCCGAGCGCGCCGGTGTCTCCAAATCACTGGTGTCGCTTGTGCTACGCGGATCACCACACGTGAGCGAGCACCGCAGACAGGCGGTGCTGCAGGCCGCCAGAGACCTCGGCTACCGGCCCAACGCGGTCGCGCGCAGCCTGGTCGAGGGCCGCACCCACCTGGTCGGCGCGCTCGTCGCCGACCTGCACAACCCCTTCTACGCCGAGTTCCTGGACGGCCTCCAGGAGAGCCTGCACGGCGACGGGCTGCGGTTGCTCATCGGCAACAGCCAGTGGGACCCGGCCTTCGAGGACGAGGCGGTCGAGGCGTTCCTGGAACTGCGCGTCGACGGGCTCGTCCTGCTGGGCATCGCACCCACCAGTGGGACGCTCGTCGAGGCCACCGGCTACACGCCGACGGTCGTGGTGGGCGAGCGCGACATCGACCTCGGCGGCGTGGACATCGTCGTCGACGACGACCAGTTGGGTGCCCGCCTGGCCGTCGACCACCTCGTGGAGCTCGGCCACCGCCGGATCGCCCACATCGAGGGCACGGGCTCCTCCTCCGGCAGGTTCCGGTGCGAGGGCTACCTGGTGGCGATGCGCCGGCACTCGCTGGCGCCGTACATCATGGTCGAGGAGGGCGACTCCTCCGAGGATGGCGGCGCGCGCGCCGCGCACAACCTGCTGACCCGCTCCCCCGCACCGACGGCGATCTTCGCCGCCGACGACCGGGTGGCCCTGGGCGTGCTCGCCGCAGCCGCCGAGCTGGGTCTGCGGGTGCCCGAGGACCTGTCCGTCGTCGGGTACGACACCATGCGCCAGGCCGGACCCCAGCCGATCCCGCTGACCACCGTCGACCAGCCCCGCCGGGCCATGGGCCGCTCCGCGGCGACACTGCTGAACGACCGGATCGGCGACCCCCGCCAGGCCTCGCGGCTGCGTCAGATCGCCCCTCAGCTGGTCGTACGGCAGAGCACGGGACCCGTGGCGCGGTAA
- a CDS encoding N-acetylmuramoyl-L-alanine amidase → MTGKALAATLVLCGLGAAACGGTQGSAADPARGAAAPSAANPATAGTAQSTAARPAREAAEPATGPETAAAGSSIEAKPLSGKVVVIDPGHNGQNFRHPSVINKKVNVLTQWKACDTTGTATANGYSEAAFTWDVSQRLAKILKSRGATVKLTRDGNDGVGPCITERAAIGNKARADAAISVHADGSSPGNRGFHVIMPRKIKGPVDPVVGASEKLGVAVRDAFRSGTGLPYSTYIGKAALDFRNDLGGLNLSTVPKIFVECGNMRNAGEAAKFQQPAFRQKIALSLANGVQDYLQ, encoded by the coding sequence GTGACCGGCAAAGCACTCGCGGCGACCCTCGTCCTCTGCGGCCTGGGTGCCGCCGCATGCGGCGGCACCCAGGGCTCCGCCGCAGACCCGGCGCGGGGCGCCGCCGCCCCGTCCGCGGCGAACCCGGCGACGGCGGGCACGGCGCAGAGCACGGCCGCCCGGCCCGCCCGTGAGGCGGCGGAGCCCGCGACCGGCCCCGAGACGGCCGCGGCGGGCTCCAGCATCGAGGCCAAGCCGCTGAGCGGCAAGGTCGTCGTCATCGACCCCGGCCACAACGGGCAGAACTTCCGCCACCCGTCGGTGATCAACAAGAAGGTCAACGTCCTGACCCAGTGGAAGGCGTGCGACACCACCGGCACCGCCACCGCGAACGGTTACAGCGAGGCGGCCTTCACCTGGGACGTCTCCCAGCGTCTGGCAAAGATCCTCAAGAGCCGCGGCGCGACGGTGAAGCTGACCCGCGACGGCAACGACGGCGTCGGGCCGTGCATCACCGAACGGGCGGCGATCGGCAACAAGGCCAGGGCCGACGCGGCGATCTCGGTTCACGCCGACGGGTCGAGCCCCGGCAACCGCGGCTTCCACGTGATCATGCCGCGGAAGATCAAGGGGCCGGTCGACCCGGTGGTCGGAGCCTCCGAGAAGCTCGGCGTCGCCGTGCGCGACGCCTTCCGCAGCGGTACCGGCCTGCCGTACTCCACCTACATCGGCAAGGCGGCGCTCGACTTCCGCAACGACCTCGGCGGGCTCAACCTCTCCACGGTGCCCAAGATCTTCGTCGAGTGCGGCAACATGCGGAACGCGGGGGAGGCGGCCAAGTTCCAGCAGCCCGCCTTCCGGCAGAAGATCGCCCTCTCCCTGGCGAACGGCGTGCAGGACTACCTGCAATAG